In Oncorhynchus clarkii lewisi isolate Uvic-CL-2024 chromosome 2, UVic_Ocla_1.0, whole genome shotgun sequence, one DNA window encodes the following:
- the LOC139381943 gene encoding UDP-GlcNAc:betaGal beta-1,3-N-acetylglucosaminyltransferase 9-like, producing MRRIHIKGDVLCTLIMLGLLCLLLYAHQCFTPTWDTWHLEQGSTSSRALLGALPESHVTKLVPSTHPDKTKCQSEPQSHLKYKLQSKSKPKTKTKSRSKSKKDEGTKKIAPTKAAPVLPTQPPFDFEGYLRDKDNRDFRLLIDQPGKCSGELYMLITIKSVAADFERRQVVRHTWGREGVLQDGQTVKTVFLLGVPRNKTALPLWDRLLAYESHTFGDILLWDFDDTFFNLTLKETHFLQWVNGSCSNVQFIFKGDADVYVNIDNILQMLKGQKPDKDLFVGDIIHHARPIRRRSSKYFVPEFVYGQTMYPSYAGGGGFVMSGHTARRLSGACQQVELFPIDDVFLGMCLKRIGVKPSRHEGFRTFGIVRPSAAPHLQVFDPCFYRELMVVHSLTVPQIWLMWNLLHDPQLSCHSNLAPTPWPFKWRGKVLGTTGQDSETTVEQDYDVTVFVKH from the coding sequence ATGAGGAGAATTCACATAAAAGGAGATGTTCTGTGCACCCTAATCATGTTGGGGCTACTCTGTCTGCTGTTGTATGCCCACCAATGCTTCACTCCCACCTGGGACACTTGGCACTTAGAGCAGGGCTCTACAAGCTCCCGTGCTCTTCTAGGGGCTCTACCAGAGAGCCATGTGACTAAACTGGTCCCCTCTACGCACCCAGATAAGACAAAGTGCCAGTCTGAGCCTCAGTCACATCTGAAGTACAAACTTCAGTCTAAATCCAAACCTAAGACCAAGACCAAATCTAGATCCAAGTCAAAGAAAGATGAGGGGACAAAGAAGATTGCTCCAACAAAGGCTGCTCCTGTTTTACCCACACAACCACCTTTTGACTTTGAAGGTTACCTAAGAGATAAGGACAACCGGGACTTCAGACTGCTGATAGACCAGCCAGGGAAGTGCTCAGGTGAGCTCTACATGCTCATTACTATCAAGTCCGTAGCAGCAGACTTTGAAAGGAGGCAGGTAGTGCGGCACACCTGGGGAAGAGAGGGTGTTCTCCAGGATGGGCAGACAGTGAAGACTGTATTCCTCCTTGGGGTACCCAGGAACAAGACAGCCCTTCCTTTATGGGACCGGCTCCTTGCCTATGAGAGCCACACCTTTGGGGACATTCTCCTCTGGGACTTTGATGACACATTTTTCAACTTGACACTTAAAGAGACCCACTTCCTCCAGTGGGTAAATGGCAGCTGCTCCAATGTCCAGTTTATCTTCAAAGGTGATGCGGATGTCTACGTGAATATAGACAACATTTTGCAGATGCTGAAGGGTCAGAAGCCTGACAAGGACCTCTTTGTGGGTGACATCATCCACCACGCCCGCCCCATCCGCCGGCGCAGCAGCAAGTACTTTGTGCCTGAGTTTGTGTACGGCCAGACGATGTATCCATCATATGCAGGAGGGGGAGGCTTTGTGATGTCCGGTCACACCGCCAGGCGGCTGAGTGGAGCGTGTCAGCAGGTAGAATTATTCCCCATCGACGATGTGTTCTTAGGCATGTGCTTAAAGAGAATCGGAGTCAAACCGTCACGCCATGAAGGTTTCCGTACATTTGGAATTGTGCGCCCCTCTGCTGCTCCCCACCTCCAGGTGTTTGACCCTTGTTTCTACAGGGAGCTGATGGTGGTACACAGCCTGACAGTGCCACAGATCTGGCTCATGTGGAACCTGCTGCATGACCCCCAACTGAGCTGTCACAGTAACCTGGCCCCCACCCCATGGCCCTTTAAGTGGAGGGGCAAGGTACTCGGGACAACAGGACAGGACTCCGAGACTACAGTGGAACAGGACTATGATGTTACAGTGTTTGTAAAGCATTGA
- the LOC139371257 gene encoding phagosome assembly factor 1 isoform X1, with protein sequence MLDLEVVPERSLGNEQWEFALGMPLAQAISILQKHCRIIKNVQVLYSEQTPLSHDLILNLTQDGIKLLFGACNQRLKVIEVYDLSKVKLKYCGVHFNTQAIAPTIEQIDQSFGATHPGVYNAAEQLFHLNFRGLSFSFQLDSWNEAPKYEPNFAHGLASLQIPHGATVKRMYISAGNNLQDTKAPVMPLACFLGNVYAECVDVLRDGVGPLGLRLRLLTAGCGPGVMADAKVRAVERNIYFGDSCQDVLSALGSPHKVFYKSEDKMKIHSPSPHKQVPSKCNDYFFNYFTLGVDLLFDSSTHLVKKFVLHTNFPGHYNFNIYHRCDFKIPLVIKKEGAAAQGEDCTLTTYSKWDQIQELLGHPMEKPVVLHRSSSANNTNPFGSTFCFGLQRMIFEVMQNNHIASVTLYGAPRPSSRARTEAIGH encoded by the exons ATGCTGGATCTGGAAGTTGTTCCTGAAAGATCTTTAGGAAATGAACAATGGGAATTCGCGTTAG GGATGCCATTGGCCCAGGCCATTTCCATTTTACAGAAACACTGCCGCATCATCAAGAATGTCCAGGTTCTTTACAGTGAACAA ACACCACTTAGTCATGACCTCATACTCAACCTGACTCAGGATGGAATTAAACTGCTGTTTGGTGCCTGTAACCAGAGACTGAAG GTGATTGAAGTATACGACTTGAGCAAAGTTAAATTGAAATACTG TGGAGTACATTTCAACACTCAGGCTATAGCACCCACCATAGAGCAGATTGATCAGTCCTTTGGCGCCACACACCCTGGAG TATACAATGCTGCAGAGCAACTGTTCCACCTGAACTTTCGAggactctccttctccttccagcTTGACTCATGGAATGAAGCTCCCAAGTATGAG CCTAACTTTGCCCATGGCTTGGCCTCCCTGCAGATTCCACATGGGGCCACAGTGAAACGGATGTACATCTCCGCTGGGAACAACCTACAGGACACCAA GGCCCCAGTGATGCCCCTTGCCTGTTTCCTTGGCAACGTTTATGCAGAGTGTGTGGATGTGCTGAGGGATGGGGTGGGGCCACTTGGTCTGAGACTTCGCCTCCTCACTGCAG GATGTGGGCCCGGGGTGATGGCTGATGCCAAGGTGCGTGCCGTGGAGAGGAACATTTACTTTGGAGACTCCTGTCAGGATGTGCTGAGCGCTCTGGGCTCACCACACAAAGTATTCTACAAGTCTGAAGACAAG ATGAAGATCCACTCTCCGTCACCTCACAAGCAGGTCCCGTCCAAATGCAATGACTACTTCTTCAACTACTTCACCCTGGGGGTG gACTTACTCTTTGATTCTAGCACACACCTGGTGAAGAAGTTTGTCCTTCATACTAACTTCCCCGGCCATTACAATTTCAACAT ATATCATCGATGCGATTTCAAGATTCCACTTGTCATCAAGAAAG AAGGTGCTGCCGCTCAGGGGGAGGACTGCACCCTCACTACCTACAGCAAG TGGGATCAGATTCAGGAGCTGCTTGGACACCCCATGGAGAAGCCTGTCGTGCTCCACAG GTCATCCTCGGCAAATAACACCAATCCCTTTGGCTCTACATTTTGTTTTGGACTACAGCGAATGATCTTTGAG GTGATGCAGAACAACCACATAGCTTCAGTGACCCTGTACGGAGCCCCCAGACCCAGCAGCAGGGCTAGAACCGAGGCCATCGGCCACTGA
- the LOC139371257 gene encoding phagosome assembly factor 1 isoform X2 — protein sequence MLDLEVVPERSLGNEQWEFALGMPLAQAISILQKHCRIIKNVQVLYSEQTPLSHDLILNLTQDGIKLLFGACNQRLKVIEVYDLSKVKLKYCGVHFNTQAIAPTIEQIDQSFGATHPGVYNAAEQLFHLNFRGLSFSFQLDSWNEAPKYEIPHGATVKRMYISAGNNLQDTKAPVMPLACFLGNVYAECVDVLRDGVGPLGLRLRLLTAGCGPGVMADAKVRAVERNIYFGDSCQDVLSALGSPHKVFYKSEDKMKIHSPSPHKQVPSKCNDYFFNYFTLGVDLLFDSSTHLVKKFVLHTNFPGHYNFNIYHRCDFKIPLVIKKEGAAAQGEDCTLTTYSKWDQIQELLGHPMEKPVVLHRSSSANNTNPFGSTFCFGLQRMIFEVMQNNHIASVTLYGAPRPSSRARTEAIGH from the exons ATGCTGGATCTGGAAGTTGTTCCTGAAAGATCTTTAGGAAATGAACAATGGGAATTCGCGTTAG GGATGCCATTGGCCCAGGCCATTTCCATTTTACAGAAACACTGCCGCATCATCAAGAATGTCCAGGTTCTTTACAGTGAACAA ACACCACTTAGTCATGACCTCATACTCAACCTGACTCAGGATGGAATTAAACTGCTGTTTGGTGCCTGTAACCAGAGACTGAAG GTGATTGAAGTATACGACTTGAGCAAAGTTAAATTGAAATACTG TGGAGTACATTTCAACACTCAGGCTATAGCACCCACCATAGAGCAGATTGATCAGTCCTTTGGCGCCACACACCCTGGAG TATACAATGCTGCAGAGCAACTGTTCCACCTGAACTTTCGAggactctccttctccttccagcTTGACTCATGGAATGAAGCTCCCAAGTATGAG ATTCCACATGGGGCCACAGTGAAACGGATGTACATCTCCGCTGGGAACAACCTACAGGACACCAA GGCCCCAGTGATGCCCCTTGCCTGTTTCCTTGGCAACGTTTATGCAGAGTGTGTGGATGTGCTGAGGGATGGGGTGGGGCCACTTGGTCTGAGACTTCGCCTCCTCACTGCAG GATGTGGGCCCGGGGTGATGGCTGATGCCAAGGTGCGTGCCGTGGAGAGGAACATTTACTTTGGAGACTCCTGTCAGGATGTGCTGAGCGCTCTGGGCTCACCACACAAAGTATTCTACAAGTCTGAAGACAAG ATGAAGATCCACTCTCCGTCACCTCACAAGCAGGTCCCGTCCAAATGCAATGACTACTTCTTCAACTACTTCACCCTGGGGGTG gACTTACTCTTTGATTCTAGCACACACCTGGTGAAGAAGTTTGTCCTTCATACTAACTTCCCCGGCCATTACAATTTCAACAT ATATCATCGATGCGATTTCAAGATTCCACTTGTCATCAAGAAAG AAGGTGCTGCCGCTCAGGGGGAGGACTGCACCCTCACTACCTACAGCAAG TGGGATCAGATTCAGGAGCTGCTTGGACACCCCATGGAGAAGCCTGTCGTGCTCCACAG GTCATCCTCGGCAAATAACACCAATCCCTTTGGCTCTACATTTTGTTTTGGACTACAGCGAATGATCTTTGAG GTGATGCAGAACAACCACATAGCTTCAGTGACCCTGTACGGAGCCCCCAGACCCAGCAGCAGGGCTAGAACCGAGGCCATCGGCCACTGA